The Perca fluviatilis chromosome 24, GENO_Pfluv_1.0, whole genome shotgun sequence genome has a window encoding:
- the slitrk6 gene encoding SLIT and NTRK-like protein 6 — protein MLPCIIFLGLFLTAARSQDIHPSQASSSISESCDSLCFCEEKDGILHLNCEQRNISKISQIKVPSGVPFHLNLYKNDLVELRAEEMEGLKNALSLHIGGNSIQELEPGVFSTLGSLKKLHINSNFLITLKEDTFQGLVNLEFLQADTNFIRVIEPGAFNKLIRLKVLILNDNSIEFLPNNIFRFVPLTHLDLRGNKLQTLPYVGFLEHIGRIMELLLEDNDWVCDCDILHLKIWMENMRAQSAIGDVVCSTPHHLKGTILAKVKRDVLCPSHADINLEEPSKSLDMVVTPSSKVSQSPKLIDAKDDAKVPTPSHIPGSPCVEHCSCHNHPVAGFLMHCQDRGIQKVSDIGILQQSPTKLVMTGNMIQKLLKYDFVTYDSLELLNLANNRIDYIDNETFLSLGSLKKLYLNGNRIEKLFSTMFVGLHNLEYLYLEYNLIKEIAPGTFNPLPNLKLLSLNNNLLSSLPAQIFRNVPLTKLNLRKNLLMHLPVSNVLDQLDSLEQIYLEDNPWDCSCDLLSLKQWVEKLRKDTVVGSILCHTPKKVMQAELRSLHHEMLCAGLGTYHPMSPGGEESVTATLGPDSPGKGLFSSLTDTVPLSVLILSLLMFVLMIIFCSAGLVVFVVHRRRRRAKKKAAEEQPRENSSSSPIHLHYSMYGQKTTHHTLTQRTGSAALYEERSHSPIVQICRNPTYCSQHKEHDTDLDYGLDEPGPKHHVCRSIMEKENTSPLTGNPGSKFRPMTGECPAEFVTLGNPNSLYRNILEREKELQQLGITEYLRKNMPQLQSAVDMQVPGHQEELKLMETIMYSRPRKVMLEQTQNEYFELKANLHTEPDYLEVLEHQTAFN, from the coding sequence ATGCTGCCCTGCATCATTTTCCTCGGCTTGTTTCTCACCGCGGCCCGATCCCAAGACATCCATCCCTCGCAGGCATCATCCTCTATAAGTGAGTCTTGTGACTCCCTGTGCTTCTGCGAGGAAAAAGATGGCATTCTTCATCTCAACTGTGAGCAGAGAAACATCAGCAAAATCTCCCAAATCAAAGTCCCGTCAGGTGTGCCCTTCCATCTGAACCTTTACAAAAATGACTTGGTTGAGCTCCGCGCCGAGGAAATGGAAGGGCTTAAGAATGCCCTTTCGCTGCACATTGGGGGTAATAGCATTCAAGAGCTGGAACCAGGGGTCTTTAGCACTCTCGGTTCACTGAAAAAGCTACACATAAATAGCAATTTCCTCATCACTCTGAAAGAGGACACTTTTCAAGGCCTGGTGAATTTGGAGTTTCTCCAAGCTGACACAAATTTCATTCGGGTCATCGAGCCCGGGGCCTTCAACAAACTGATCCGCCTCAAGGTCCTCATCCTCAATGATAATTCCATCGAGTTTTTACCCAACAACATTTTCCGGTTCGTGCCCCTCACCCACCTGGACTTACGTGGCAACAAGCTCCAGACGCTGCCTTATGTCGGGTTTTTGGAGCACATCGGACGGATAATGGAACTTCTCCTGGAAGACAATGACTGGGTCTGTGACTGTGATATTTTGCATCTAAAAATCTGGATGGAGAACATGAGGGCCCAGTCAGCAATCGGGGATGTGGTCTGCAGCACACCACATCACCTTAAGGGGACTATTCTGGCTAAAGTCAAACGGGATGTTCTCTGCCCGTCCCATGCAGATATTAACCTGGAGGAGCCGTCAAAGTCACTGGATATGGTTGTTACTCCCTCATCCAAAGTGTCTCAGAGTCCCAAGTTGATCGACGCCAAAGATGATGCAAAGGTACCGACACCGTCTCACATTCCCGGCAGTCCTTGTGTGGAGCACTGTTCTTGTCACAATCACCCTGTGGCTGGGTTTTTGATGCATTGTCAAGACAGAGGAATTCAAAAAGTATCAGATATCGGAATACTCCAGCAAAGCCCTACTAAACTGGTCATGACAGGAAACATGATTCAGAAACTCTTGAAGTATGATTTTGTTACATATGATAGTTTAGAATTGCTCAACTTGGCGAACAACAGAATTGATTACATTGATAATGAAACTTTCCTCAGCTTGGGCAGTTTGAAAAAACTGTATTTGAATGGCAACAGAATTGAAAAACTGTTCTCCACAATGTTTGTGGGTCTCCACAACCTTGAATACCTGTATCTGGAATACAACCTTATCAAAGAGATTGCTCCAGGCACATTTAatcccctgccaaacctgaagCTGTTGTCATTAAATAACAACTTGCTCAGCTCTCTTCCAGCGCAGATATTTCGCAATGTGCCCCTCACCAAATTAAACCTGAGGAAAAATCTACTTATGCACCTGCCAGTGAGCAACGTGCTTGATCAACTCGACTCGCTGGAGCAGATTTATTTAGAGGACAACCCCTGGGACTGCAGCTGTGACTTGCTCAGCCTCAAACAATGGGTGGAGAAACTCAGAAAGGACACAGTGGTGGGCTCCATTTTGTGTCACACCCCAAAGAAAGTGATGCAGGCTGAACTCAGAAGCCTCCATCATGAGATGCTCTGTGCCGGGTTAGGGACCTACCACCCTATGTCCCCAGGCGGGGAGGAGAGCGTGACAGCCACTCTTGGGCCTGACAGCCCTGGCAAAGGTTTGTTTAGCTCACTCACGGACACTGTTCCACTCTCTGTGCTCATCTTAAGCCTTCTTATGTTTGTCCTCATGATTATATTCTGCTCAGCCGGATTGGTGGTGTTTGTGGTGCACCGGCGGCGCAGAAGGGCAAAGAAAAAAGCAGCAGAGGAGCAGCCCAGagaaaacagcagcagtagTCCCATTCACTTACATTACAGCATGTACGGGCAGAAaaccacacaccacactctGACACAAAGAACAGGGTCCGCCGCTCTGTACGAAGAGAGATCCCATAGTCCTATTGTGCAGATCTGTCGCAACCCCACCTACTGCTCCCAGCACAAGGAGCATGACACAGATTTGGATTATGGCCTCGACGAACCCGGCCCCAAGCATCACGTCTGCCGGAGCatcatggagaaggagaacacTTCTCCACTCACAGGAAACCCCGGCTCAAAGTTCCGACCCATGACTGGAGAGTGCCCCGCAGAGTTCGTCACTCTCGGGAACCCCAACTCCCTGTACAGGAACATTctggagagggagaaggagctgcagcagcttGGAATAACGGAGTACCTAAGGAAAAACATGCCCCAGCTTCAGTCTGCTGTAGACATGCAGGTCCCGGGACACCAGGAGGAGCTAAAGCTAATGGAGACAATAATGTACTCAAGACCACGCAAGGTCATGCTTGAGCAAACTCAGAACGAGTACTTTGAACTTAAGGCTAACTTGCATACTGAGCCAGACTACTTGGAGGTTCTGGAGCATCAAACTGCATTTAACTGA